The DNA segment ATGTAAGGCGAATAAATGATTCAATGAGATGTAAATTTGGTTTCATGATCAGTTCCTCCACTTTAAAAAGTTATTTAATGCTTTTCACAATTAATGTGTGAAAAGATGTCACAAGTTTTTCCTATATAGACTTGATTTTGTGATAACATATAGACAAAAGAAAAATGAAATGGGTGATCTGCCAATGACGGAACGCATATATCGCTGGACGAAGAAACGCTTACGCCAGCACCTTGATGTCGTCAGGGGAGAAAAAGCGCCTTCAATTGTTCTCAAAAATGCTACGTATCTCAATCACGCCAGACGTAAATGGCTTAAAGCAAATATTTGGATTGCGGATGATCGAATTGTTTATGTTGGACAGGAGCTTCCCCCGGTAACAGATAAGGATACAGAAATAATTGAATGTAAGAACTCAGTCGTTGTACCTGGGTATATTGAGCACCATGCTCATCCGTTTCAATTATATAATCCCCATAGCTTTGCAAGATATGCTTCAGCTCGTGGGACAACAACACTGATCAATGATAATTTATATTTCTTTTCGAATGTTGAAAAAAAGAAAGCGCTTTCTTTGATTGAAAAGCTAGAGGAGATGCCTGCAAGTATGTACTGGTGGGCAAGATATGATCCTCAGACTGAGCTTCAGAGCGAGGCTCACTTTACGAATTCTCGCATGAAAGCATGGCTTGAGCATCATCTGGTTGTACAGGGTGGCGAGTTAACGTCATGGCCAAAAGTGCTAGAAGGTGATGATTCTACACTCCACTGGATGCAGGAGACCAGTCGCTTGCGTAAACCAATTGAAGGTCACCTGCCAGGAGCATCAGAACGGACATTATCTCAGATGGCCCTGCTTGGTGTCACATGTGATCATGAGGCGATAAACGGGGAAGAAGCTGTACGCCGTCTGGATATGGGGTATATGACTTCACTACGTCATTCTTCCATGCGTCCTGATTTGCCGAATCTGCTTCGTGAAATGCAAGAGCTTGGGGTTGACCATTTTGTACGTTGTATCATGACAACAGATGGATCTCCGCCTTCCTTTTATGAGGACGGAGTCATGGATAAATTAATTAAAATGGCACTTGATGCCGGGTTATCTGACTTTGATGCGTATGGGATGGCCACGTATTATGTAGCCAGATATTACAACTTGGATCATAAGCTAGGAATGATTGCACCTGGGCGCATCGCACATCTTAATTTCCTGTCTGACAAACATTCGCCAAAACCAATTGGTGTTTTAGCAAAAGGACAATGGATTGTTCGAGATGGAGTTGAATGTCAAGGAGAAGAGTCATTTGGCTGGAGCGATTATGGCATCAAACCACTTGATACGAGCTGGGACTTGGATGAGAGTGAATTGCACTTCTCTATGCCAATGGGAATCGAAATGGTAAATGCCGTTATCTTAAAGCCTTATCGCATTTCAGTTGAAGGAACAGTGAATGAGTTAAGTGATACTCATGATGAAAGCTTCTTTGTTCTGATCGACAAGAATGGTAAATGGATGATTAATACCATGATTAAAGGTTTCTCAAATAAAATCAAAGGGTTTGCTAGTTCCTTTTCGAACACAGGTGACTTCATTTTAATCGGCAAAAATGTGAAGGACATGGTTGCAGCTTTTCGTGCTGTTAAGGCACAAGGCGGCGGAATGGCACTTGTAGAGGACGGCGAAGTCATTGGAAATATCGTTCTTTCCTTAAATGGTGCAATGTCCGATAAGTCAATGGAAGGCATTATGGAAGAAGAGAAGAAATTTGTGTCTCAATTGCGTGATCGAGGCTATAAGCATGAAGATCCAATCTACAGTTTACAATTCTTTTCATCTACTCATTTGCCATATATTCGCGTTACACAAAGAGGAATCTATGATGTTACAAAGAAAAAGATACTCTTTCCTGCGATTATGCGCTAAAATGGTAAAGTATAAGTTCCTGGTCAAAAGATCAGGCATGCCGAAATTTTTGGAAAGGCGTGAAATGATTGCAAATCGATAAGTTACGCGGTAAGGAACTTGATCAACTGTTTAAAGCCGTTCTTTCACTAAAAGATTTAGAGGAATGCTATGAATTCTTTGATGATCTTTGCACAATTAATGAAATACAGTCACTGGCACAGCGTCTTGAGGTAGCTAGAATGCTTCAAAACGGATATACGTATCACAAAATTGAGACAGAGACTGGGGCAAGTACAGCAACAATCTCTAGGGTCAAACGTTGCTTAAATTACGGTAATGACAGTTACACGATGGCACTCGATCGTATCAAGGAAGAACAAACCGAGTCAACCGAATAAGTAAAAGCTATCTGACATGGTTCTGCCATGCTCAGGTAGCTTTTTTTTGAAAAAAGGTGTGCATCGATCGCTAAAATAGACTACAATAGTTCAAATATAAAAAAACGTGTTTGAAAGGGGCTTGCACGATGAACGCAGAATCACTCAAAACAACCATTGCGGCTTCTTCAAAGCAGAGCGTACCAGATCTTGTCATTACAAATGGTAAAGTGATTGATGTTTTTAATCTAACCATAATCGAAGCAGATGTAGCTGTAAGTGGAGGTCTCATTGTTGGTATTGGATCCTACCCAGACGCTAACCAGCGGATTGATGCAAAGGGAGCCTTTGTTTGTCCGGGCCTAATTGATGGTCACATCCATATTGAATCAGCCATGGTGCCTCCTGAGGAGTTCAGTAAAATTGTGGTGCCAAAGGGCGTCACAACTGTTATTGCCGATCCTCATGAAATTGCAAATGTCGGTGGGGCAGAAGCTGTTCGATATATGATTGATGCATCCAAGGACCTTCCATTGGATACTAAAATGATGATTCCTTCATGTGTACCTGCTGCACCATTTGAACATAATGGTGCAGATGTAACGGCAACAGATGTCAAAGCTTTATTTGAAGAAGGGCACGCATTTGGACTCGGGGAAGTCATGAATTACCCAGCTGTTTTATCTGGTGAAACGGATATGCTTGAAAAGATTTTAAGCGCGCATGCAGGCGGCCATGTGGTAGATGGCCATGCTGCCGGCTTAGACATTTACGCGTTAAATGCGTATCGTACAGCAGGTATTCGTAATGATCATGAGGCAGTAACCGCGGAGGAAGCGTTAGAGAGAGTTCGTCGTGGAATGTATGTGCTAATCCGTGAAGGAACGGCAGCAAAGGATCTCGAAGCCCTATTACCTGCGATCACACCGGCGAATGCAAGACGTTTTGCATTTGCGACAGATGACCGTCACTTAGATCATCTAATTAAAGAAGGTAGTATTGACGGAAGCATACGTAAGGCGATTAATCTTGGTATGTCAGAGCTTCAAGCTATTCAACTAGCTACACTTAATGCGGCAGAAGCATTTGGACTCCAGGAGAAAGGTGCGATTGCACCTGGCTATGAGGCAACGTTCCTCCTGGTGAATGACCTATCCACATTTACGGTCGATTCTGTTTTTGTAAAAGGTGAGCTGCATGCCACAAAAGGAGAGCCTGTGCAAAATGTTCGGGAATCGATTGACGCACCTGACCACTTACTGAAAAGCATGAACATGGCTCCTGTCACACTTCAAGATCTGTTGCTTCCAGCAAATCCAGATCAAGATGCGACCATTATTGAAAGTAGCCCTGGTTCGATCATTACAAAATCAATTAAAGAGTCGATTCAAGTGAGAGAAGGCTGCTTTCAACCTGATCCAGCTAAAAATCAACTAAAGCTAACGGTCGTTGAGCGCCATAAGCAGCGAGGCAATGTAGGACTCGGCATTGTAAAAGGAATTCCCATTAAAAATGGGGCCATTGTATCCACTGTCGCGCATGATTCTCATAACGTGATTGCATGTGGTACGGATGATGAAAGTATTCTTGCTGCGATTAACCACGTGAAAGAAATAGATGGTGGAATGGCAGTTGTGAAAGAAGGAAAAGTGGTGGCTAGCCTATCACTTGATCTTGCTGGACTGATGTCAACAAAACCCCATAAAATTGTCCAAAAGGAAATTCAAGCATTAGAACACGCTCTCCAGACAATCGGTTTTAACGAAGACTGGGATCCATTTTTAACCCTCGCTTTCTTGGCCTTACCAGTTATTCCAGCCTTAAAATTAACCGATACTGGTTTATTTGATGTCACGCAATTCAAGCACGTTTCAATCCAGTGATAACACTCAGAAGCTAGATACATTCAAATCAATAAAGAAAGCAGACGATTCGATATATGGATCGTCTGCTTTTTTATTTGACGAATGAGTCGAGACTTCTTCTTAAAACCTGTCATAAAACTGTCAAGATTTTTTGACAAAAACAGCGTAAAGGATTATTCTATATACGGTAGTCAGTAAGGCCTTGCCCATATTTTGTAGTGTTTTTTTATTTATGTTTGTGAGTACATTCACATTTGATAAATTGCAAGAGGCTCTACATAATCCTATACAAGCTAGGAGAAAATAGCTCAAGGCTATAAAGTAAAGGAGAATTGTACATGTCAGAAACGAGCGAACAACAACAAGTTTCACTAAGCAAGCAACAAGTAGAATTACTTGATCAGCTTTTGAAACCAGAGGTACAAGAATCACTCACAACGCTAGTTGATCAATTACCAAAATTGACTGAAATGATTACAGTAATGACGAAATCATACGATTTTGCTCATTCTGTTGCTACTGATGATGTGCTGAAAGCAGATACAGTTGGAGCAATTACAGAAATTCTTGAGCCAGTTAAAGAAACAGCGAAGGAAGTTGCTCAAACAGCAATTGAAGCAAAAGAGCGTGCAGAAGCAAGTAATGAAGTCATTGGAATTTTTGGCCTAATGAAGCTTCTAAAAGACCCTCAAGCTCAAAAGTTATTCCGCTTCACTCAAGCTTACCTTAATGTTATGAACGAGCGTGAGAACAAGAAGTAATTCAAGTGAACGGCTGATTAGTTGACTTAAAAACGGAGGAAAAAAGAATGTCAAAACATATTGTCATCCTAGGCGCAGGTTATGGCGGACTTTTAGCTGCTTTAACTGTTAGAAATTATTACAGTGAATCTCAAGCAAAAGTAACAGTGGTTAACCAAACTGGAACTCACCAAATTATTACGGAGCTTCACCGTTTAGCAGCTGGGAACATTGCTGAGGACGCTGTGGCTATGCCACTTGAAAAGCTATTTAAAGGGAAATCCATTGACCTTAAAATTGCAACAGTTAACTCGTTCTCTGTTGATAACAAAGAAGTAGTGTTATCAGACGGAAGCACGCTTAGCTACGATGCATTAGTGGTTGGTCTTGGAAGTAAAACAGCTTACTTCGGCATCCCTGGACTTGAAGAAAACAGCATGGTTCTTAAATCAGCAGCTGAAGCAAATCAAGTTCACAATCATATTCAAGATCGCATTCGCAAATATGCAAAAACAAAAAATGAAGCAGATGCTACAATTGTAATCGGTGGTGGTGGACTAACAGGTGTTGAGCTTGTTGGTGAGCTTGCTGATACATTACCTGCTTTCGCTAGATCACTTGGTGTAGATCCACAAGATATCAAATTAAAACTAGTAGAAGCTGGTCCGAAAATTCTTCCTGTACTACCAGATCATTTGATCGAGCGTGCGACGAAGAGTCTTGAAAAACGTGGCGTCGAGTTCTTAACAGGTCTTCCTGTTACAAACGTGGAAGGCAACATCATTGATCTAAAAGATGGTCAAAAAATTGTAGCTAACACATTTGTCTGGACAGGTGGCGTTCAAGGAAATCCTCTAGTTGGAGAATCTGGCCTTGAAGTAAACCGCGGTCGAGCGACTGTAACAGAAGGTCTTCAGTCTACTTCTCATGAAGATGTGTTTGTGGTTGGAGATAGTGCTGTATACTTCTCACCAGATGGTCGTCCATACCCGCCAACGGCTCAAATCGCATGGCAAATGGGTGAATTGGTTGGTTACAACTTATATGCGTACCTTGAAGGAAAGAAATGTGCGCCGTTTAGCCCAATCGACTCTGGAACACTTGCAAGCCTAGGCCGCAAAGATGCTGTTGCAACGATTGGTCAAAATTCTACGCCATTAAAGGGAATGCCTGCATCTCTTATGAAAGAAGCAAGTAATGTTCGTTACTTAACGCACATTAAAGGACTATTTAGCTTAGCATACTAATGATTAATCTGAAGGCTCAACTAAGAGCTTTCAGATTTTTTTTGTTTCCCTTATAATAGAGATATATGAATAAAAGGAGATGACTGATATGGCACGTTCAAAAGCTCAAAAACACCGCAAAAAGCTTGAACGAGAAGGAATGCGTAACCCAAGTAAGAACCGTAGTCCTTATGCGTTTGCTGACCTTGCAACAAGAAAAACCAAAACGAAAAAAGATTATCTATATACACGAACATCACTGAATCATTCGATCCGAACAGGAGACGATGATTCTTTTTTTATGAACAGTTTTAGAAAAAGCTTTATTAATCGTTTACTTGGGCGGAATCATACGGTATGATAATGATTATCAATGTTACTACAGATGAATGAGAACATACGTGTAAAAATCACAATTTGAATCGTGTAATTGTCAAGATAGGATGAACAGTATGGTGACTCTTGAAGAAGATCAAACAGTAGAACTAAAAAAGATAAAAAAGCGTCCGTTTGTGGCTACGTTTATTTTGGTGGTAGGACTTTTCATTTTATGCTTAGCAATAGGGACCTCCATCGCTTTGGGAGCTGCAGACATTGATCTTCAAACAGTCTGGCAAGCGTTGGTTCACTTTAATCCAGAGCTTACCCAGCATCAAATTATTCAAGAATTACGTATGCCTCGCGCACTGGGGGCCGCTTTAATTGGGGCGTTTCTCGCTGTATCTGGCGCGATTATGCAAGGAATGACCCGAAATCCATTAGCATCCCCTTCTATTATGGGGGTGACGGACGGCGCGGCATTTGCCATTGCCATCGCATTTGCTTTCTTTCCACATACATCATCCTTCCAGTTAATGCTTTGGTCATTTGCTGGGGCTGGACTCGGTGCCTCTCTTGTTTTTGGAGTTGGCTCAATGTCGCGAGGAGGATTAACACCCGTTAAGCTTGCTTTAGCTGGAGCCGCGGTTGGTGCATTTCTAAGTGCGATCTCTTCTACGATTGCCATCCGGTTTGATGTTGCGCAGGATATTAGCTTCTGGTTTGCAGGTGGTTTAGCAGGTACAAGATGGGTAAGCATTCAGATCATTGTGCCAGTTGCAATCATCGGATTAACCCTCGCATTTATCCTTGCCAGATCTGTGACTGTATTGAGCTTGGGGGACGAGGTAGCGAAGGGGTTAGGTCAACGTACTCGGTTAATCAAGATTCTCGGAACCCTTGTTGTGTTGCTTTTAACAGGTGCTGCGGTTTCTGTAGCAGGTTCTGTAGGGTTTGTTGGGCTCGTGATTCCGCATATTACTCGCTTTTTAGTCGGAGTCGATTATCGGTGGATTATTCCTTGCTCAGCAATACTCGGAGCGCTCTTGCTTGTACTAGCTGATATCGGTGCCAGGATGGTGAACCCACCTTTTGAAACACCGGTCGGGGCGATCACCGCTTTAGTTGGGGTTCCATTCTTCCTTTACCTTGCTAGAAGAGACGGGAGGGGATTGTAATGGACTCGTATAATCTAACAAAACAAAGCAAAAAACCCTTTATCATATTCGGCATTTTAATTCTCGCCATTATCGGGGTGTTTCTTTTAAGTTTAAATCTAGGATACATTCGTATCTCACCCTTCGATGTACTTAAAACCTTCTTAGGTATGGGAACAGACAAGGATGCACTGGTGCTTTTTCAATTTCGCTTACCGCGTATGGTTATTGCTCTCTTAATTGGTGCGGGACTTGCGGTATCAGGTGCCATCCTTCAAGGCGTGTCTCAAAATGGACTCGCGGATCCAGGGATTTTAGGCATTAACGCTGGAGCTGGATTTGCAGTTGTCTTATTTATTTTCTTTTTCCAAGGATCACTTACGGGTCTCGGAACCCTTTCCATTTTCATTATGCCTTTCTTTGCTTTACTTGGTGCCGTATTAGCTGCCTTTTTAATTTATGTTCTTGCATGGAAAAAAGGCGTGACGCCTGTCCGATTAATCTTAGTTGGAATTGGAATTAATGCAGGCTTTGCCGCTGCTCTGCTTGTATTTCAATTAAAAATGAACCCGCGTGATTTTATGCAGGCAACGATATGGTTGTCGGGTAGCATCTGGGGAACAAATTGGAAGTTTGTTTTAGCGACATTGCCTTGGATTCTAATCCTCATACCGTTTACACTTTATAAAGCTCGGTATTTAAATATTTTAAACTTAGGTGATCAGGTAGCAACAAACTTAGGTGCTCGTGTAGAAAAAGAGCGGAGAATTCTCTTGTTCTTATCCGTTGCGCTTGCAGGAGCATGTGTAGCTGTTGGAGGAGGAATTGCCTTTCTTGGACTTGTTGCACCTCATATTGCCCGCAAGCTAGTTGGTCCGAAGCATCAATACTTAATTCCTGCCTCAGCGCTTGTTGGCGCATTGCTGTTGCTAGTGGCAGATATGCTTGGGCGCAATGTCTTACAGCCATCTGAAATTCCTGTAGGCCTCGTGGTAGCAATGCTTGGCGCGCCTTACTTTTTATATTTATTAATGAAAACCCCATAACTTGAGGAGTGAGTAGAATGGTTAGACTTCAAACAGAAGCTTTGGATATTTCATATGGTGATCGCGATATTGTTAAGGGACTTGATTTAGAAATTCCCGAAGGACAAATAACCACAATCATAGGTCCAAATGGATGTGGGAAGTCTACGATTCTAAAAACGATGGCTCGAATCCATAATGCAAAAAAAGGGGCAGTCTATCTTGATGGGACTGCGATTCATAAAGAATCAACGAAGACGATTGCGAAGAAAATGGCTATTCTGCCTCAAACACCTGAAGCGCCAAGTGGCTTAACAGTAACGGAGCTTGTGTCTTACGGACGTTTCCCGCACCAAAAAGGTTTCGGTAAACTGACGAAAGAAGATCATGACTTGATCTATTGGGCACTTGAAGTAACGGGTATGCTCGAATTTCATGATCGTCCAATCGATGCGTTATCTGGAGGCCAGCGTCAACGTGTCTGGATTGCCATGGCACTTGCACAGGAAACGGATCTACTCCTGCTTGATGAACCAACTACGTATTTAGACTTGGCTCACCAGCTTGAGATTCTTCAACTTCTTGAACGCTTGAATAAGGAACAAGGACGCACAATTGTGATGGTCATTCATGACTTAAATCATGCAGCACGTTTTGCTCATCATATGGTTGCACTGAACGCTGGTACCATCGTCAAAGAAGGAATGCCTGAAATGGTGATGACAAGCGAAGTACTAGAGCGTGTATTCAATATCGATGCAGAAGTTGTTCGAGATCCAAGAACAAATAAGCCTGTTTGCCTCACATACGACCTGCTAAGTACAAAAGTGATCGGTTCTAAACAAACATACGCGTACGCTTAATACGAACATCGTAAAATCTTTACATGTACTTTATGTTCTATTAACACGGTCCCCCTATACTTAAGATAACCATAAGAAGAGGGGAGCCGTGTTCATGGAGACAGAAGAGAACATTGTGATTGGGTCTGGCTGGGCGTTATTAATTAGCTTACCTTGCTGGGCGGCCTTATTTGGAATCGTTAAAGGAATCTCACTTCTACTATAATCGTCACTCTTCCATTAATAGAATCTCAGAACACGCCCTAAGCGCCTATGCTAGGGTTTTTTTGAGATTTATCAGATTATTTATAAATCCTTTATAGCGTTTAAGTATCAAAGAATGTTAGAATAGTTCGAACGCTTAGAGAGAGGAATGTTGGTTATGCAAGGAGTAGAGAGAGTAGGACAAGTGATTAGTAAGTATTTTGCACTTATTGTTATTTTAGTTAGTATTATCGCGTTTATAGCGCCTGGTGGATTTACATGGATCGTTCCGTACATCACACTATTACTTGGTATCATTATGTTTGGTATGGGGTTAACGATGAAAGCAACTGATTTTGCCATCGTCGCTAAGAAGCCAATCCCGGTTATTATTGGGGTTATCGCACAGTTTGTATTTATGCCTGGGATCGCCTTTGCGCTCACTCAGCTGTTTGATTTTCCTTATGAATTAGCTGTTGGTATTATTTTAGTTGGAGCGTGTCCCGGTGGTACAGCATCAAATGTCATGGTGTTTTTATCTAAAGGAGACTTGCCACTATCAGTAGCAATGACATCCATTTCTACATTACTCGCTCCAATTATGACACCAGCCATTGTTTTGCTTTTAGCTAGCCAATACGTGGATGTAAATACAGGCTCCATGTTCTTATCGATTGTACAAGTGGTTATTATTCCAATTGTACTCGGAATCTTACTTCGGAGGTTCTTCCCTAAAGTCGTTACTAAAAGTGTTCCTGCACTACCGCTCGTGTCAATCTTGGCGATCCTTGCCATCGTGACAGCGGTTGTGTCTAACAATAAAGAAAACCTAGCGACAACGGCTTTTATTCTATTTTTAGCTGTGTTACTTCATAATACGTTAGGGTTACTACTAGGATATATAGCCGCATGGATGTTTAAGCTTGATGAAAGTAAGAAGCGTGCGGTGTCCATTGAAATTGGCATGCAAAACTCAGGGTTAGGTGCATCGCTTGCCACGCAATATTTTGAACCGATCACAGCCTTACCAAGTGCAATCTTTTCAGTAGTTCATAACATCACTGGGCCAATTATGGTATCGATTTGGTCTAAGAGACCAATTAAGGAGTAAGCTGACGCAGGTACATCAGATCCATGATGTACCTGCGTTTTTTGACGGTTTTAAGCAATTGCTTAGACGACAACCTTCTCATTCTTTGTTATAATGTACGTACAAAAGTCTCATTTTACGTAGTATGAAAAGGTCCGCAGTTGCGGCTTTTTTTGTGTAAATGTCCTCTCAGGAGTTGATGATATGGCTGAGTATCAGCATTGGAAACATGTATTTAAACTTGATCCAAATAAAGAACTGTCCGACGCGGCTTTAGAAGCAATATGCGAGTCAGGTACAGATGCAATTATAGTAGGTGGCACAGATGGAGTAACACTCGATAACACACTTCAGCTACTCGTACGTATTAGACGTTATGCAGTACCTTGTGTACTTGAAGTATCAAATGTAGATGCCATCACGCCGGGGTTTGATTATTTCTTTATTCCAACTGTCTTGAACAGTCAGAAGGTAGAATGGATTACCGGCCAGCATCATGCGGCCCTAAAAGAATACGGAGCCATTATGAATTGGGATGAAGTGATCCCGGAAGGCTATTGTGTATTAAATCCAGACGCAAAGGTTGCCCAATTAACTGATGCCGCGTGTGATCTTGATACCGAGGATGTACTCGCTTATGCAAGAATGGCAGAGAATCTGTACAAGCTTCCGATTTTTTATTTAGAATATAGTGGAACCTATGGAGATCCTAACATTGTGAAGCAGGTATCATCTGTTCTTGAAGAAACAAGATTGGTTTACGGTGGCGGCATTGAGTCAAGAGCCAAGGCAGAAGAGATGGCGGCTTATGCAGATACGATTGTAGTCGGCAATGTCATTTATACAAACCTACAAGAAGCGTTAAAAACGGTTCAAGCAGTAAAAGGAGACTTGCTTTCTTAGTAGAATTTAGTAAGATAAAAATAAGAACATTTGTTTGGTGGTGTGAGTATGCAAGGAAATATAATTGAAAAGATGTTATCAGGACTTAATCCTGAACAGCGTGAAGCCGTTACAACGACAGAAGGGCCGCTATTATTAATGGCGGGTGCGGGAAGTGGGAAAACACGTGTGTTAACCCACCGTATTGCGTATCTCCTTCGGGAAAAAGAAGTGGCCCCGTGGAGTGTTTTAGCCATAACGTTTACAAATAAGGCAGCCAGAGAAATGAAGGACAGGGTGGCTGGTCTTGTAGGACCGATTGCTGAAGATATTTGGATCTCTACGTTCCACTCCATGTGTGTGCGAATTCTGCGCCGAGATATTGATAGAATGGGATACAGTCGTAGCTTCTCTATCTTAGATTCAACGGATCAATTATCTGTAATTAAGCAAATCCTTAAGAAGCAGAACATTGATCCAAAGAAGTTTGATGCAAAAAGTATTTTAGCTACAATCAGTGGAGCGAAAAATGAACTGCAAAAGCCAACTGAATTTGCGGCAAAAGCAACGGGTCCGTTTCAGGAAGTGGCAGCAGACGTGTACACAGAGTACCAGAAGCGATTAAAACAAAACAATGCGCTGGATTTTGATGACTTAATTATGAAAACGATCGAGT comes from the Alkalihalobacillus sp. FSL W8-0930 genome and includes:
- a CDS encoding iron ABC transporter permease, giving the protein MVTLEEDQTVELKKIKKRPFVATFILVVGLFILCLAIGTSIALGAADIDLQTVWQALVHFNPELTQHQIIQELRMPRALGAALIGAFLAVSGAIMQGMTRNPLASPSIMGVTDGAAFAIAIAFAFFPHTSSFQLMLWSFAGAGLGASLVFGVGSMSRGGLTPVKLALAGAAVGAFLSAISSTIAIRFDVAQDISFWFAGGLAGTRWVSIQIIVPVAIIGLTLAFILARSVTVLSLGDEVAKGLGQRTRLIKILGTLVVLLLTGAAVSVAGSVGFVGLVIPHITRFLVGVDYRWIIPCSAILGALLLVLADIGARMVNPPFETPVGAITALVGVPFFLYLARRDGRGL
- a CDS encoding YerC/YecD family TrpR-related protein, encoding MQIDKLRGKELDQLFKAVLSLKDLEECYEFFDDLCTINEIQSLAQRLEVARMLQNGYTYHKIETETGASTATISRVKRCLNYGNDSYTMALDRIKEEQTESTE
- a CDS encoding bile acid:sodium symporter family protein codes for the protein MQGVERVGQVISKYFALIVILVSIIAFIAPGGFTWIVPYITLLLGIIMFGMGLTMKATDFAIVAKKPIPVIIGVIAQFVFMPGIAFALTQLFDFPYELAVGIILVGACPGGTASNVMVFLSKGDLPLSVAMTSISTLLAPIMTPAIVLLLASQYVDVNTGSMFLSIVQVVIIPIVLGILLRRFFPKVVTKSVPALPLVSILAILAIVTAVVSNNKENLATTAFILFLAVLLHNTLGLLLGYIAAWMFKLDESKKRAVSIEIGMQNSGLGASLATQYFEPITALPSAIFSVVHNITGPIMVSIWSKRPIKE
- a CDS encoding adenine deaminase C-terminal domain-containing protein, whose product is MTERIYRWTKKRLRQHLDVVRGEKAPSIVLKNATYLNHARRKWLKANIWIADDRIVYVGQELPPVTDKDTEIIECKNSVVVPGYIEHHAHPFQLYNPHSFARYASARGTTTLINDNLYFFSNVEKKKALSLIEKLEEMPASMYWWARYDPQTELQSEAHFTNSRMKAWLEHHLVVQGGELTSWPKVLEGDDSTLHWMQETSRLRKPIEGHLPGASERTLSQMALLGVTCDHEAINGEEAVRRLDMGYMTSLRHSSMRPDLPNLLREMQELGVDHFVRCIMTTDGSPPSFYEDGVMDKLIKMALDAGLSDFDAYGMATYYVARYYNLDHKLGMIAPGRIAHLNFLSDKHSPKPIGVLAKGQWIVRDGVECQGEESFGWSDYGIKPLDTSWDLDESELHFSMPMGIEMVNAVILKPYRISVEGTVNELSDTHDESFFVLIDKNGKWMINTMIKGFSNKIKGFASSFSNTGDFILIGKNVKDMVAAFRAVKAQGGGMALVEDGEVIGNIVLSLNGAMSDKSMEGIMEEEKKFVSQLRDRGYKHEDPIYSLQFFSSTHLPYIRVTQRGIYDVTKKKILFPAIMR
- a CDS encoding DUF1641 domain-containing protein; this translates as MSETSEQQQVSLSKQQVELLDQLLKPEVQESLTTLVDQLPKLTEMITVMTKSYDFAHSVATDDVLKADTVGAITEILEPVKETAKEVAQTAIEAKERAEASNEVIGIFGLMKLLKDPQAQKLFRFTQAYLNVMNERENKK
- a CDS encoding NAD(P)/FAD-dependent oxidoreductase, translating into MSKHIVILGAGYGGLLAALTVRNYYSESQAKVTVVNQTGTHQIITELHRLAAGNIAEDAVAMPLEKLFKGKSIDLKIATVNSFSVDNKEVVLSDGSTLSYDALVVGLGSKTAYFGIPGLEENSMVLKSAAEANQVHNHIQDRIRKYAKTKNEADATIVIGGGGLTGVELVGELADTLPAFARSLGVDPQDIKLKLVEAGPKILPVLPDHLIERATKSLEKRGVEFLTGLPVTNVEGNIIDLKDGQKIVANTFVWTGGVQGNPLVGESGLEVNRGRATVTEGLQSTSHEDVFVVGDSAVYFSPDGRPYPPTAQIAWQMGELVGYNLYAYLEGKKCAPFSPIDSGTLASLGRKDAVATIGQNSTPLKGMPASLMKEASNVRYLTHIKGLFSLAY
- a CDS encoding iron ABC transporter permease, translating into MDSYNLTKQSKKPFIIFGILILAIIGVFLLSLNLGYIRISPFDVLKTFLGMGTDKDALVLFQFRLPRMVIALLIGAGLAVSGAILQGVSQNGLADPGILGINAGAGFAVVLFIFFFQGSLTGLGTLSIFIMPFFALLGAVLAAFLIYVLAWKKGVTPVRLILVGIGINAGFAAALLVFQLKMNPRDFMQATIWLSGSIWGTNWKFVLATLPWILILIPFTLYKARYLNILNLGDQVATNLGARVEKERRILLFLSVALAGACVAVGGGIAFLGLVAPHIARKLVGPKHQYLIPASALVGALLLLVADMLGRNVLQPSEIPVGLVVAMLGAPYFLYLLMKTP
- a CDS encoding ABC transporter ATP-binding protein, with the translated sequence MVRLQTEALDISYGDRDIVKGLDLEIPEGQITTIIGPNGCGKSTILKTMARIHNAKKGAVYLDGTAIHKESTKTIAKKMAILPQTPEAPSGLTVTELVSYGRFPHQKGFGKLTKEDHDLIYWALEVTGMLEFHDRPIDALSGGQRQRVWIAMALAQETDLLLLDEPTTYLDLAHQLEILQLLERLNKEQGRTIVMVIHDLNHAARFAHHMVALNAGTIVKEGMPEMVMTSEVLERVFNIDAEVVRDPRTNKPVCLTYDLLSTKVIGSKQTYAYA
- the ade gene encoding adenine deaminase produces the protein MNAESLKTTIAASSKQSVPDLVITNGKVIDVFNLTIIEADVAVSGGLIVGIGSYPDANQRIDAKGAFVCPGLIDGHIHIESAMVPPEEFSKIVVPKGVTTVIADPHEIANVGGAEAVRYMIDASKDLPLDTKMMIPSCVPAAPFEHNGADVTATDVKALFEEGHAFGLGEVMNYPAVLSGETDMLEKILSAHAGGHVVDGHAAGLDIYALNAYRTAGIRNDHEAVTAEEALERVRRGMYVLIREGTAAKDLEALLPAITPANARRFAFATDDRHLDHLIKEGSIDGSIRKAINLGMSELQAIQLATLNAAEAFGLQEKGAIAPGYEATFLLVNDLSTFTVDSVFVKGELHATKGEPVQNVRESIDAPDHLLKSMNMAPVTLQDLLLPANPDQDATIIESSPGSIITKSIKESIQVREGCFQPDPAKNQLKLTVVERHKQRGNVGLGIVKGIPIKNGAIVSTVAHDSHNVIACGTDDESILAAINHVKEIDGGMAVVKEGKVVASLSLDLAGLMSTKPHKIVQKEIQALEHALQTIGFNEDWDPFLTLAFLALPVIPALKLTDTGLFDVTQFKHVSIQ